In one window of Paraflavitalea soli DNA:
- a CDS encoding pectinesterase family protein: MKKCEVIRRATRKITDTPSHAGYLVWCSLYILVLLIISPALFAQTSQPIIVSPDGKGHFKTIQSAINSLPAEAARPRIIHIKRGVYNEKVYIEKHNIIFEGEGMDVTIITASIARDAWRCLHNDDWGVATLNIDGNDVTLKNLTVTNSYGFDWKQDTLIACPIDTIHRQKKIGKGSHQMAVRTMNATRFQAIACHFKAWGGDTMSPWNIENGLFYFKDCVMEGGVDLYCPRGWAYAENCRFKAHGGDAAIWHDGSRMADAKTVLYNCSFEGYDGFRLGRYHRDAQFFLVNCSFAQNMADKPIYRVATSNSIQWGERIYYYNCHRQGGNDFAWYANNLPEGIIAKNINAAWVFGDRWKL, encoded by the coding sequence ATGAAAAAATGTGAAGTTATACGTAGGGCGACAAGGAAGATCACCGATACCCCGTCTCATGCAGGGTACCTTGTGTGGTGTAGCTTGTATATCCTCGTTCTGCTGATCATTTCACCAGCTCTTTTTGCACAGACCTCCCAACCCATCATTGTCTCACCCGATGGTAAAGGTCATTTTAAGACCATCCAGTCTGCTATCAACAGCCTGCCTGCTGAGGCTGCCCGCCCGCGCATCATACACATCAAAAGAGGTGTTTACAACGAGAAAGTCTATATCGAGAAACACAATATCATCTTTGAAGGGGAAGGCATGGATGTTACCATCATCACAGCTTCCATCGCCCGCGATGCCTGGCGCTGCCTACACAATGATGATTGGGGTGTAGCAACACTCAATATTGATGGCAACGACGTTACGCTCAAAAACCTCACTGTTACCAATAGTTATGGGTTTGACTGGAAACAGGATACGCTTATTGCCTGCCCCATCGACACCATTCACCGGCAGAAAAAGATAGGTAAGGGTAGTCACCAGATGGCCGTCCGAACCATGAATGCCACCCGTTTCCAGGCTATTGCCTGTCACTTTAAAGCCTGGGGTGGTGATACCATGAGCCCCTGGAATATAGAGAACGGGCTATTCTATTTTAAAGACTGCGTGATGGAAGGAGGAGTAGATCTTTATTGCCCCCGCGGCTGGGCTTATGCGGAGAATTGCCGGTTCAAAGCCCATGGGGGTGATGCGGCTATCTGGCACGATGGCTCACGGATGGCAGATGCTAAAACAGTATTGTACAATTGTTCCTTTGAAGGATATGATGGATTCAGGTTGGGTCGTTATCACCGCGATGCACAATTCTTCCTGGTCAACTGCTCCTTTGCACAGAACATGGCCGATAAACCGATTTACCGGGTGGCTACCAGCAACAGCATTCAATGGGGAGAACGCATCTATTATTACAACTGCCACCGGCAGGGCGGTAATGATTTTGCCTGGTATGCCAACAATTTGCCGGAAGGAATAATAGCAAAGAACATCAACGCCGCCTGGGTATTTGGCGACCGCTGGAAATTGTAA
- a CDS encoding glycoside hydrolase family 88/105 protein — protein sequence MKHLLGITCSLVLLVNQSGAQTSTKLSSTPATRWSQEMAATAMKIWSDSFALTPDRPARWSYDQGVILKGVEGIWNATANVRYYDYIQRSMDFFVQDDGTIKGYRPDEYNIDHINNGKLILFLYRVTGKEKYKKAADLLRNQLRTHPRTSEGGFWHKNIYPSQMWLDGLYMGQPFYAEYAKIFHEDTAFNDITRQFVLMERHARDSKTGLLYHGWDESKQQKWANKTTGLSPHFWARALGWYGMAMVDALDHFPANHPGRDTIISILNRFAKAVVKVQDPKSGVWYDIVDMPNEKGNYLEASASSMLIYALAKGMRNGYLPATYLTAVQKGYAGLTKTFIETDASGQTNLKGTVKVSGLGGNPYRDGSFAYYMSEPVIVNDPKGIGAFIQCAVEAEMLPTLALGKGKTVLLDYWFNNEWKKDATGTQVRFHYTWDDKTYGGFAMLGDIFRIHGMKTASLETAPTAQNLKGASIYVIVDPDTKKESPDPHFIQPQDVKAISDWVKAGGVLLLMGNDSGNAEFEHWNQLGAAFGIHFNENSLNRVQGNQYEQGAFYPTTQDAIFKTSKKIYIKEYSSLELKQPATAVFKDASGKDIVMAVSKYGKGTVFAVGDPWFYNEYVDGRKLPAEFENYKAATDLVKWLIGNVK from the coding sequence ATGAAACACTTACTTGGTATCACGTGCTCACTGGTCCTCCTGGTCAATCAATCGGGGGCCCAAACCAGCACAAAGCTGTCCAGCACACCGGCCACCAGGTGGTCACAGGAAATGGCGGCCACGGCTATGAAAATATGGAGTGATTCTTTTGCACTCACACCGGATCGCCCCGCCCGCTGGAGCTACGACCAGGGGGTTATACTCAAAGGGGTGGAAGGCATCTGGAATGCTACTGCCAATGTGCGCTATTACGATTATATCCAGCGCAGCATGGACTTCTTTGTGCAGGATGATGGTACCATCAAAGGCTACCGCCCCGATGAATACAATATTGATCACATCAACAACGGGAAACTGATCCTTTTTCTTTACCGCGTTACAGGCAAAGAGAAATACAAAAAGGCAGCCGACCTGCTGCGCAATCAACTCCGTACACACCCGCGTACTTCCGAAGGTGGTTTCTGGCACAAGAACATCTATCCTTCGCAAATGTGGCTGGATGGCTTGTATATGGGACAACCTTTTTATGCGGAATACGCTAAAATATTCCATGAGGATACAGCCTTCAATGACATTACCCGTCAGTTTGTATTGATGGAACGTCATGCGCGTGATAGCAAAACCGGTTTGTTGTACCATGGCTGGGATGAATCAAAGCAGCAGAAATGGGCCAATAAGACGACTGGTCTTTCTCCCCACTTCTGGGCCCGTGCACTCGGTTGGTATGGTATGGCCATGGTAGATGCGCTGGATCACTTTCCGGCCAATCATCCCGGTCGCGATACCATCATCTCCATTCTCAACCGCTTTGCAAAGGCAGTCGTAAAAGTACAGGACCCCAAATCCGGTGTGTGGTATGATATCGTCGACATGCCCAATGAAAAAGGCAATTACCTGGAAGCCTCTGCTTCCTCCATGCTCATATATGCCCTGGCAAAAGGTATGCGCAATGGTTACCTGCCCGCTACTTATTTGACAGCCGTACAAAAAGGATATGCCGGTCTCACTAAAACATTTATAGAAACAGATGCCAGCGGACAAACCAACCTGAAAGGCACTGTAAAAGTATCTGGCCTTGGCGGCAATCCTTACCGCGATGGCAGCTTTGCTTACTATATGAGCGAGCCCGTTATCGTTAATGATCCCAAAGGAATAGGCGCCTTTATTCAGTGTGCCGTGGAAGCTGAAATGCTGCCCACCCTGGCATTGGGAAAAGGAAAGACGGTATTGCTCGACTATTGGTTCAACAATGAATGGAAAAAAGATGCTACGGGTACGCAGGTGCGTTTTCACTATACCTGGGATGATAAAACCTACGGTGGCTTTGCCATGCTGGGCGATATCTTCCGCATACATGGTATGAAGACCGCTTCCCTGGAAACAGCGCCTACTGCGCAAAACCTGAAGGGGGCTTCCATTTACGTTATTGTTGATCCGGATACCAAAAAAGAATCACCGGACCCCCACTTCATACAGCCCCAGGATGTAAAAGCCATCAGCGATTGGGTAAAGGCGGGTGGTGTGCTCCTGCTCATGGGCAATGATTCGGGCAATGCAGAGTTTGAACACTGGAACCAGTTGGGTGCTGCCTTTGGCATTCATTTCAATGAGAATAGTTTGAACCGGGTACAGGGCAATCAATACGAGCAGGGGGCCTTTTATCCGACAACGCAGGATGCGATATTCAAAACATCGAAGAAGATCTACATCAAGGAATACAGTAGCCTGGAACTGAAACAACCAGCTACCGCCGTATTCAAAGATGCCAGTGGGAAGGATATTGTTATGGCAGTCAGCAAGTATGGCAAAGGAACCGTATTTGCCGTAGGTGATCCCTGGTTCTACAATGAATATGTGGATGGCCGGAAACTGCCGGCTGAATTTGAGAACTACAAAGCAGCTACTGACCTCGTGAAATGGCTGATTGGAAATGTGAAATAG
- a CDS encoding glycoside hydrolase family 28 protein, whose product MNINRAIDLFMMKKTSLHIPVLTFLAAAVLQGTQLTAQVLPTIESPVFRKDTCNILTYGGKADGIALNTVSINKAIDACNKKGGGVVLVPAGLWNTGPIVLKSNVNLHLQKGAVLQFTDDFNQYPLVEGNWEGLPQMRNQSPISAEGQQNIAITGSGIIDANGDAWRMVKKDKLTESQWKKLVASGGISTDGRTWYPSAKALKGSQLKNPGVIEPGKTPAFYDSVKDFLRPNLLVLTRCKKILLEGVIIQNSPAWCLHPIMSEHLTVRNVTVKNPWYAQNGDGIDVESCKNVLIENSTFDVGDDALCMKSGRDEAGRQRGMPTENVIIRNCIVYHAHGGFVVGSEMSGGARNIHVSNCTFIGTDIGLRFKTTRGRGGVVENIYIKDIYMKDIPGEAILFDMYYMAKDPVPLTGEKRDAPKVELLPVTEGTPVFRDIYVSNVVCNGAEKGIFIRGLPEMHIKNIRLENMVIQANKGIDCSEASGIAFNNITLITKESNPVVDVLNSDNLTFNKLLYKDGADLLFRIGGDRTGKIAITNTDASKAKQKIQYEFGASEKSVSLK is encoded by the coding sequence ATGAATATTAACCGTGCGATTGATCTGTTCATGATGAAAAAGACCTCCCTGCACATACCAGTTTTGACCTTTCTGGCAGCGGCTGTTTTACAAGGAACCCAGCTCACCGCGCAGGTACTGCCTACAATTGAATCACCTGTCTTTCGAAAAGATACATGTAACATTCTTACATATGGCGGCAAAGCCGACGGTATTGCTCTCAATACGGTATCCATCAACAAAGCAATAGATGCCTGCAACAAAAAAGGCGGCGGCGTAGTGTTGGTCCCTGCCGGCTTATGGAATACAGGCCCTATTGTGCTGAAAAGCAATGTGAACCTGCATCTCCAAAAAGGAGCTGTATTGCAGTTTACAGACGATTTTAACCAGTATCCGCTTGTGGAGGGTAACTGGGAAGGGCTGCCGCAGATGCGCAATCAATCGCCTATTTCTGCAGAAGGACAACAGAACATTGCTATTACCGGCTCCGGCATTATTGATGCCAATGGCGATGCCTGGAGAATGGTGAAGAAAGATAAGCTGACGGAAAGCCAGTGGAAGAAACTCGTAGCCTCCGGCGGTATCAGTACTGATGGGCGTACCTGGTATCCTTCGGCAAAAGCCCTTAAAGGGTCACAGCTGAAGAATCCCGGGGTAATAGAGCCCGGTAAAACACCGGCCTTCTATGATTCTGTGAAAGATTTCCTGCGCCCCAACCTCCTGGTGCTTACCAGATGCAAAAAAATACTCCTCGAAGGGGTTATCATACAAAATTCTCCTGCCTGGTGTCTGCACCCCATTATGAGTGAGCACCTCACTGTGCGCAATGTAACTGTCAAAAACCCCTGGTATGCCCAGAATGGCGATGGTATTGATGTGGAGAGCTGTAAGAATGTGCTCATCGAGAATTCCACGTTCGATGTAGGTGATGACGCCCTGTGTATGAAAAGTGGCCGTGATGAGGCGGGTCGCCAGAGAGGCATGCCTACGGAGAATGTTATCATTCGCAACTGCATCGTGTACCACGCCCATGGCGGCTTTGTGGTGGGCAGTGAAATGAGTGGCGGGGCACGCAATATTCATGTAAGCAATTGCACCTTCATAGGTACTGATATTGGCCTTCGGTTCAAAACCACGCGTGGACGGGGTGGAGTAGTGGAGAATATCTATATCAAAGATATCTACATGAAAGATATTCCCGGTGAGGCCATCCTGTTCGATATGTATTACATGGCCAAAGACCCCGTACCACTGACGGGTGAAAAACGTGATGCGCCCAAAGTAGAGCTGTTGCCCGTCACAGAAGGCACGCCTGTATTCAGGGACATCTATGTGAGCAATGTGGTTTGCAATGGCGCAGAAAAAGGCATCTTCATCCGTGGTCTGCCTGAAATGCACATTAAGAACATCCGGCTGGAGAACATGGTTATACAGGCCAATAAAGGCATTGATTGCAGTGAGGCAAGCGGTATTGCGTTCAATAACATTACGCTTATTACCAAAGAGAGCAATCCCGTGGTGGATGTGCTTAACAGCGATAACCTTACTTTTAATAAGCTCCTCTACAAGGATGGGGCGGACCTGTTATTCCGTATCGGTGGCGACCGTACCGGTAAAATAGCCATTACCAATACCGATGCTTCCAAAGCCAAACAGAAAATACAATATGAATTCGGCGCTTCGGAAAAGAGCGTCTCTTTAAAATAA
- a CDS encoding SRPBCC family protein — protein METKNRTAITIEATVKAPVEKVWEYFNGPEHIVNWAFASEDWHAPKATNDLRVDGQFSTTMAAKDGSFSFDFGGVYTAVIEHKLIEYTLGDGRKVKVTFTSQGNETKVVETFEAEDTHSIEMQRGGWQAILDNFKKYTETK, from the coding sequence ATGGAAACAAAGAACAGAACAGCAATCACGATCGAAGCAACAGTTAAAGCTCCTGTAGAAAAAGTATGGGAATATTTTAACGGCCCTGAGCACATTGTTAACTGGGCTTTTGCCTCTGAAGACTGGCACGCCCCTAAAGCTACTAATGACTTACGTGTTGATGGACAATTCTCCACCACTATGGCCGCCAAAGATGGTAGTTTCAGCTTTGATTTTGGCGGTGTTTACACAGCCGTGATTGAGCATAAGCTGATCGAATACACACTGGGTGATGGCAGAAAAGTAAAAGTCACTTTCACTAGCCAGGGCAATGAGACCAAAGTGGTGGAAACATTTGAAGCAGAAGACACACACTCCATAGAAATGCAACGGGGCGGCTGGCAGGCTATCCTGGATAATTTTAAGAAGTATACGGAGACTAAGTAA
- a CDS encoding C10 family peptidase — MKKALKITAVILALSLAVYLLLSTSLFFFPDRSACTANDQGLTTTHWQQMGGFQLCTPDSSRIGCWGTALAQLAYYHKLVPHGKVVYTSSKGFHINEDLDGFRFDLSLFAPQIDSTTPKPVIEQLSKYNYYAALVIKKDFGTGNNMDKLPSPTLFESHFRARVKRYISWKNVLPYTQGKLEAIIYEELNNKRPVYLHFANLKDFGHSVIVDAYCYEKGQFKVHLNQGQGGPTDGWYDFYKGFLRPDDNKLRVVYTFEPL; from the coding sequence ATGAAGAAAGCCTTGAAAATTACAGCTGTGATCCTGGCTCTTAGCCTGGCAGTATACCTATTGCTCAGCACCTCTCTTTTCTTTTTCCCCGATAGATCAGCTTGTACGGCCAACGATCAGGGCCTCACCACTACCCATTGGCAGCAAATGGGTGGGTTCCAGCTTTGCACGCCCGATAGTTCAAGAATTGGTTGTTGGGGTACAGCCCTGGCCCAGCTCGCCTACTACCATAAGCTTGTACCCCATGGGAAAGTAGTGTACACCTCCTCCAAAGGGTTTCATATTAATGAAGACCTGGATGGTTTCAGGTTTGACCTCAGCCTGTTTGCTCCACAGATAGACAGCACAACACCCAAGCCTGTCATTGAGCAACTCTCAAAGTATAATTATTATGCCGCCCTGGTCATCAAAAAGGACTTTGGAACGGGTAACAATATGGATAAGCTTCCATCGCCAACATTATTTGAAAGCCACTTCAGGGCCAGGGTTAAAAGATATATCTCCTGGAAGAATGTTTTGCCCTATACTCAGGGCAAACTGGAAGCGATCATATACGAGGAGTTGAATAACAAAAGGCCTGTTTATTTACACTTTGCCAATCTGAAGGATTTTGGACACTCTGTAATTGTTGATGCGTATTGTTATGAAAAGGGGCAGTTTAAAGTACACCTGAATCAGGGGCAGGGAGGACCTACCGACGGATGGTACGATTTTTACAAAGGGTTTCTCAGACCGGATGACAATAAGTTAAGGGTTGTTTACACCTTTGAACCATTGTAA
- a CDS encoding helix-turn-helix domain-containing protein, translated as MKWRFTIFEVLVLIGIVQGAVIAGLIWLHKIRNLNKLLLSFVIVVFNCLCIKILIHTTGLWQTQAFRYLPLAFDLAIQPLLWLYTLSLTQPGLKLSKKHALHFIPFAISLAYSIGVYIVVLPVKDLAAKDVIANRLYFNEVKETEDILSIVLALVYWVLSLRLVVRYRRWLNNNISDTGYPIYSWLKNTLFLLGVLIAALAVSIILDRFFQYGGRYFIHWQLFFGYLSVLIYYLGFRGYLLQDKQMTVLAQAPIADSTLPDVTEELPVDVTVKGMQLTEGKSKRAHHAILEALEARKLYLDPELSVQKLAKEVNMPVAIVSAVINHSFRKTFRNLINDYRVEEVKARLRDPRSSRFSILGIAYECGFNSEASFYRIFKASVGVSPKEYFHQQFPDA; from the coding sequence TTGAAATGGCGCTTTACCATTTTCGAAGTATTGGTCCTGATAGGCATCGTTCAGGGAGCTGTAATTGCGGGATTGATATGGCTTCACAAAATACGTAACCTCAACAAGCTCCTTTTATCTTTTGTTATCGTTGTCTTTAATTGCCTGTGTATAAAAATACTGATACACACCACCGGGCTTTGGCAAACCCAGGCCTTCCGGTATTTGCCACTTGCATTTGACCTGGCCATACAACCCTTGCTTTGGCTCTACACCTTGTCGCTCACACAGCCTGGGCTAAAGCTGAGCAAGAAGCATGCGCTTCACTTCATTCCTTTTGCCATATCCCTGGCCTATTCAATAGGCGTGTACATTGTTGTACTCCCGGTGAAGGACCTGGCAGCTAAAGATGTTATTGCCAATCGTCTTTACTTCAATGAGGTAAAAGAAACGGAAGATATTCTTTCTATCGTGTTGGCCCTGGTATATTGGGTACTTTCCCTGCGCCTCGTTGTGCGCTACAGGCGTTGGCTCAACAACAATATTTCTGATACCGGATATCCCATCTATTCATGGTTAAAGAACACGCTGTTTTTATTGGGAGTTTTGATTGCTGCATTGGCAGTCAGTATCATACTGGACCGGTTTTTTCAATACGGCGGACGGTATTTTATTCACTGGCAACTATTCTTTGGATACTTGTCTGTATTGATCTATTACCTGGGCTTCAGGGGTTATCTCCTGCAGGATAAGCAAATGACTGTTCTGGCCCAGGCACCCATAGCAGACAGTACATTACCAGATGTTACAGAAGAATTACCTGTTGACGTTACTGTCAAAGGAATGCAGCTTACGGAGGGCAAAAGCAAGCGCGCACACCATGCCATTCTGGAAGCCCTGGAGGCCAGGAAGCTCTACCTTGATCCTGAGCTGAGTGTGCAGAAACTGGCCAAAGAGGTCAATATGCCTGTTGCCATTGTATCGGCAGTGATCAACCACTCCTTTCGGAAAACTTTCCGGAACCTTATCAATGACTACCGGGTAGAAGAAGTAAAAGCCAGGTTGCGTGATCCCCGCTCCAGCCGGTTCTCTATTCTCGGTATAGCCTATGAATGCGGTTTTAACTCGGAAGCCAGCTTTTACAGGATTTTCAAAGCAAGTGTCGGTGTTTCTCCCAAAGAATACTTCCATCAACAATTTCCTGATGCATAA
- a CDS encoding tetratricopeptide repeat protein, translating to MVDQAKMKEIITAIQGGNAVSVDDGIDVWTFDPAQQHEKEVLGRQFISLASNAHQQFLYRLANDPLTIQTPIFLIDERGTALNNFSLSELLNKKDIYKITSKMREGKIKEYQPLIDQYAECPGSLYWIALELALAVYDERGSEEIDQVSQQLFKDLAEKGDARACHELANHYYFNTSEKDEVIKWRTLAIEGGETADLKELADFIIDEYPAKIALALEKLHLMQQYNINAAWAWWKEGAIYRTGIDGIEPDPVRAFTLTQQASELGYTAAKSDLAFCYYEGTGVAKNLELALQLLTEANEASREVNSSYLDEDDPDAQAEGDYEEQLAQIKQELNK from the coding sequence ATGGTAGATCAGGCCAAAATGAAGGAAATAATTACAGCAATACAGGGAGGGAATGCGGTCTCAGTAGATGACGGTATTGATGTTTGGACATTTGATCCGGCGCAACAACACGAAAAAGAGGTGCTGGGAAGGCAATTTATTTCCCTGGCCTCCAATGCCCATCAGCAATTCCTGTACAGGCTGGCGAATGATCCCCTTACCATACAGACCCCTATCTTTTTGATCGACGAAAGGGGCACTGCCTTGAACAACTTTTCATTGAGTGAACTCCTGAACAAAAAAGATATCTACAAGATCACCTCCAAAATGAGGGAGGGGAAGATAAAGGAATACCAACCGCTTATTGATCAATATGCCGAATGCCCGGGTAGTCTCTATTGGATAGCGCTTGAACTGGCCCTGGCGGTATATGACGAGCGCGGTTCCGAAGAGATCGACCAGGTGAGCCAGCAATTGTTTAAGGACCTCGCCGAAAAAGGCGATGCAAGGGCCTGTCACGAACTGGCCAATCATTATTATTTCAATACCAGCGAAAAAGATGAGGTCATAAAATGGCGTACCCTGGCCATTGAAGGCGGCGAAACAGCGGACCTGAAAGAATTGGCTGATTTCATCATCGATGAATACCCGGCTAAAATAGCCCTGGCGCTGGAAAAGCTGCACCTCATGCAGCAATACAATATCAATGCAGCCTGGGCCTGGTGGAAAGAAGGCGCTATTTATAGAACAGGTATCGATGGAATAGAACCCGATCCTGTACGTGCATTCACGCTTACCCAGCAAGCAAGTGAACTGGGATATACCGCTGCTAAAAGTGACCTGGCCTTCTGTTACTATGAAGGCACAGGGGTAGCCAAAAACCTCGAACTGGCCCTGCAATTACTGACAGAAGCCAATGAAGCTTCCCGGGAAGTCAATAGCAGTTACCTGGATGAAGACGACCCGGATGCCCAGGCAGAAGGCGATTATGAAGAACAGCTCGCCCAGATAAAGCAGGAGCTAAATAAGTAA